In one Methanothermobacter sp. genomic region, the following are encoded:
- a CDS encoding NAD(P)/FAD-dependent oxidoreductase codes for MKYDLVVVGGRVAGSIAAYQAAKNGLQVLLLEGNPEIGTPVQCAGGVSDSFFKSTDIKPLPEFTCTRITAATINGPYGASITTGNPIIRGYIIERKIFDKYLALRAAEAGADVLAGSRVKDLMFHEGSVSGVKFRGPDGTCEVKSGIVIAADGIQSCVGRMAGLNTRFRPGELCSCAQYEVTGFDVDDETMEFYFGSVFAPSGYLWVFPKGDGRANVGVGVRRTRCSDNGPLHYLNRFISRAGCSRLEFNAGAVPVGGPIRKTYTDGLLVVGDAAGQVDPLTGGGIHVAAECATIAADVATDAIESQRTDAAFLSKYEDTWREQIGKNLDRSLKFRKVLESLSDDELDTLIGSFDGKDLNSISKISLLKILRHYPKILKMLKNIL; via the coding sequence ATGAAGTATGACCTTGTTGTCGTCGGGGGTCGTGTGGCAGGCTCCATAGCCGCATACCAGGCAGCAAAAAATGGTCTGCAGGTCCTTCTGCTCGAAGGAAACCCTGAAATAGGGACCCCCGTACAGTGCGCCGGTGGAGTGAGTGACAGTTTCTTTAAATCGACAGACATAAAACCCCTCCCTGAGTTCACATGTACAAGAATAACCGCTGCTACAATCAATGGACCATACGGTGCAAGCATAACCACCGGAAACCCGATTATAAGGGGTTACATCATCGAAAGGAAGATTTTTGATAAATATCTAGCTCTGCGTGCCGCTGAAGCCGGGGCGGATGTACTTGCAGGGTCCCGGGTAAAAGATCTAATGTTCCATGAGGGATCAGTCTCCGGTGTTAAATTCAGGGGTCCTGATGGAACCTGTGAGGTTAAATCAGGTATTGTAATTGCAGCAGACGGCATTCAGTCATGTGTTGGCCGGATGGCGGGGCTTAATACACGTTTCAGACCGGGAGAACTGTGCTCCTGTGCCCAGTATGAGGTCACCGGTTTCGATGTGGACGATGAAACCATGGAATTCTATTTCGGGAGTGTTTTTGCTCCATCAGGTTACCTCTGGGTCTTCCCAAAGGGTGATGGGCGGGCGAATGTTGGTGTGGGTGTAAGGAGAACAAGATGCTCTGATAATGGTCCGCTACACTACCTTAACAGGTTCATCTCCAGGGCAGGATGTAGCAGGCTGGAGTTCAATGCAGGTGCTGTACCCGTTGGCGGCCCCATCAGAAAGACATACACAGACGGCCTGCTTGTCGTCGGTGACGCAGCCGGTCAGGTCGATCCTCTCACAGGTGGTGGTATACACGTTGCAGCAGAGTGCGCGACGATAGCCGCGGATGTAGCGACTGACGCGATTGAATCACAGAGAACCGATGCCGCCTTCCTCTCAAAGTATGAAGACACATGGCGTGAGCAGATAGGTAAAAACCTTGATAGATCACTTAAATTTAGAAAAGTACTTGAAAGTTTAAGTGATGATGAACTGGATACACTAATAGGATCCTTTGATGGAAAAGATTTAAATTCCATCTCAAAAATATCACTTCTTAAAATACTAAGGCATTATCCTAAAATTCTAAAGATGCTCAAAAATATACTATAA
- a CDS encoding 4Fe-4S binding protein yields MKHDPSRCMHCGACVNVCPSGALELEDTLLIGDGCRECLACAAVCPVDAMGCEDEV; encoded by the coding sequence TTGAAACACGATCCATCAAGGTGTATGCACTGCGGTGCCTGTGTGAATGTCTGTCCATCAGGTGCCCTGGAACTGGAGGATACCCTCCTTATAGGGGATGGGTGCCGGGAGTGTCTTGCCTGTGCTGCAGTCTGCCCTGTGGATGCAATGGGGTGTGAGGATGAAGTATGA